In the genome of Primulina tabacum isolate GXHZ01 chromosome 13, ASM2559414v2, whole genome shotgun sequence, the window CAGAGGGCCTCAATTTAATCAGaaattgatttatgtttttagTCGTTTGATTCCTCCACAATTCACACAAACTACCGACTCACCATCATATAAATTAACAGAATCATAAAACAATACTTGAATTTTTACATAGCGAAACACAAATTGTTAGAAAAGTTATATACAAACATCATATACCTCCGGTGGCGCCCCTGTTCGGAAAAGAGGATAAATGAACTAAACTACCCATCCCACACCAGCTAGCAAAGCCAGGCGAGAACATATATTCATTAACAAAAACTACCCAAACTACTGTAAAAAAGGATAGCTTATACACATTTTGGATATCTAAAATCTTGGGCACAACTAACAAGAATACACATACGCACACGAAACACAAAAATTAACACTGCATACATAATGAAGGGAACCGAATCATAACCAAAGAGTTCAAGAAGATCACAAACAAACCAAACACATAGTAGATATAGAGACAGTTACTCCGACTAGCGTCAAAATGGGATGTCGACTGCACAGGGGCGTCGCCAAGCGACGATGATGACGGATGATGGGGGTCATCGCGCGAAGTTGACGGCGGCGGAATAGGAGGAAGGGGTGGAGGTGGAAGAGAGAAGGGCTGTTGAATTTGGAGCTCTCGGCCCATTCGTGGGCGGCGTCGGTGCTCGGAGACCGGAATTCTTGAAAAACAAAAGGTGAAATTACTTTGCTGTCTTTGTTGATGATTTTACCCATCTATACAAGGAAGCAATTAATTTCGGCAAACAATTAATttctgtttatttttttataaattttaatttggaaattctGAACTAAATTTGAATATAGAAAGAAAATGTCAAATCTATTGTTGTTTAactattattgttgttgtttcaaaaaaaaaaaaaattattgttgccaaaaatttgtgtgagacggtctcacgggtcgtattttgcgagacaaatatcttatttgagttatcaatgaaaaatattactttttcgaataggtcttttgtgagacggtctcacgaatctttatctgtgagacgagtcaaccatatcgatattcacaataaaaattatttttcttataataaaaattaatactttttaatggataactcaaataagatatccgtctcacaaaatacgacccgtgagaccgtctcacataagtttttgtctactttttattgtgaatatcggtaggattaacCCGTCGCAcacataaagattcgtgagatcgtctaacAAAAAACGTACTCATTATTATTTAACGAGGCAAATCatagttttaattttttaggacgaaatttatgaaaaattattattatttatattaaaatcaaaacaaatcataataaaaattaaataaggtTATAAATTACTTTTGAAATCATCTCAAATACTCGAAtatgtttttaaataaatttttgttttttaaattatcttaaataaatttgttcGTCTACTTGAaatgatttataatttaaaaataaaatataattttttttaatttatttcaagtACAGTACTCAAAGAGAGCTTAAAATTTGGTCAAACAAAGTACTGTTGTTCCCGCATAAAAAATCACCGGCAATTATCTTTCTGATCGATCCATCTCGCAATTTTTGCGCGTTCCTTGTTTCGGTATCATCATCCGATATTATTTGCCAGATTGATTTTGTAGTTATCCAAGGTTTGCTTCTGTTTTTTTCCTAGATTTTATGGTCCGCAACAGTCGGATCTTTTCAAGAAATCGCTTTCGTTCGATTGTCGGAAATTTCGATTATCTTTGGTTTTAGGGTTCAAGAAGTGTGTTGTACTGGCTCAACTGAATTTGGATTGCATGGAAATGGAAGAAGTCAGCTCCTTCACACCTATTGGAAACGAAACTGATCCAGGATCATCCAGACAAGGCCGCTCTAAAGGTGATTTGCGCCGCATTCCATCTTTAAATCCTTTTTCTCAGTGTTTATTCAAATAATTTGTAGTAATTCCGAGATGCATTAGCATATGTTGCATGGAACTCTATGCTGTGTGAACTGTGAAAGGCGTCGGTTTTTGCCAATAGGGTTTCGGAATCTTTTTCAAGCTACTGTTCTGTTTGGACATCAAATTTTGCATATAAGTGATACTTATACCGTAAATTAGGTATAGATGAAATTATTTTAGGGCCATCTTTATCTCAAAATTTTGGTTCTTTTGCAGTCTTGTACCAGTTTACTCAGCAAAATCTCCCGGCTTGTAAACCTGTCTTAACGCCTCAATGGGTGGGCAAATATTTGACCTGTAGTTATTATTTATATGTGCAAACCATGATCAATCGAATAATTTACCTTGTACTTTTTGATTGTTTTGTGTTTTGTTCACGACAGGTTATTTCAATATTGTTTGTGGTTGGAGTAATCTTCATTCCAGTTGGGCTCATTTTTCTCCATGCTTCACTAAGTGTAAcgatttttaatgaaattaattAATGTGTTGACAAAGGAGTTGATTTGATGGCATAAAATTTATGGATATCACGGGGATCTGAAGGTTAGCATACATTCCATTTGTAGGTTGTGGAATTAGTGTTCAGATATGATACTGAATGCGTGCCAGAACCATTCAGAAGCAATAAATTGGCATACATCAAAGATAGTTCGATTACCAAAAATTGCTCCAAGTACCTGAAGGTTGTGTTTCTGATGCTATATGATAAtctgataatattttataacaCTTGGCAATGATTTCTGTTTTATTATGGTCAATGAACATGGATAGAGATTTTCCAGGGCACAAGCATTGGTGATTGTGGTTTAACAAAATTTTACTGTGCGGATGAGAGTATTCACGCGATAATCAAATTTGTCTAAGAAATTTCTGCGTTGCTAGGGATGATTTATAATCTGTTTGATAAATCTCTTAATTCAAGGAGTCAAACTGATCTTTATGACAGATCCATTCTTGTGATGTTGCCTTCTTCTAAGACAAGTTAACCGTTACTTATTAGCAGATAAGCTTTTTTGACTTGAAAGCTTATTTTcctttcaaaattattattcacCAATTGTTTGGGAAAGTACAGTTACTTTGTTTTAACACCTCAAAAATGAAACATGAGGACTTGGTTTCCATGGGAAAGCTGTCTTTTGATATGCGATCTATAAATTTTATATCACCAAGCGATAATCATGGATTATTGGCCATAGCTTTCTTTAAGCTGTTTGAAAGCATTTTCAAACTTGCTTTGCTTCAAATCTCATGATGGTGATTTTGGTTTCCTTGAATTGTCTTTGTTATTCACGACTTGACTTGTGCCTTCTACCTTGTTCATAGACTCACAAGCATATGAAAGCTCCAATATACATCTACTACCAGCTTGATAACTACTACCAGAACCATAGACGGTAAGAAATACTATGTATATTTCAATCCTTTTAAGAAACACTTGTCTTATTTTAGTACTTCAGTTCTTTCTAATATAATCGCTGCAGTTATTTTTGTCGCTGAGTAGTTGTGCGGATTTTTATCAAATTCTTTTATTACATGTATTTATTTGACTTTGTTACACCAAGGTATGTTAAGAGTCGAAGCGATCAACAGCTCTTGCATGGACTTAAGTACAAAGATTTGAGATCATGCTCACCTGAAGATATTCACCATGGTCTCCCGATTGTCCCTTGTGGTCTGATAGCTTGGAGTGTTTTTAATGACTCGTACACTTTCTTCCGTGGGACAGATGAGTTGAAAGTTAACAGGAAGAACATTGCATGGAAGAGTGACCGTGAACATAAATTTGGGAAGGAAGTTTATCCCTTCAATTTTCAAAACAGGTCTCTGATCGGTGgttcaaatcttgatacaaacaTTCCAGTGAGTGATTTCGTTTTCAAAGTTTTAACATACTGAGATGCC includes:
- the LOC142522337 gene encoding putative ALA-interacting subunit 2 isoform X1; this encodes MEMEEVSSFTPIGNETDPGSSRQGRSKVLYQFTQQNLPACKPVLTPQWVISILFVVGVIFIPVGLIFLHASLSVVELVFRYDTECVPEPFRSNKLAYIKDSSITKNCSKYLKTHKHMKAPIYIYYQLDNYYQNHRRYVKSRSDQQLLHGLKYKDLRSCSPEDIHHGLPIVPCGLIAWSVFNDSYTFFRGTDELKVNRKNIAWKSDREHKFGKEVYPFNFQNRSLIGGSNLDTNIPLTAECFNFISAPCWIAQLQNQLSDQEDLIVWMRTAALPTFRKLYGKIEDDLDADDIILVQLLNNYNTYSFSGSKKLVLSTSNWLGGRNNFLGMAYISIGICFIFIAVVFLLIHVKFPRPYGDTTNLSWNWSPISS
- the LOC142522337 gene encoding putative ALA-interacting subunit 2 isoform X2, coding for MEMEEVSSFTPIGNETDPGSSRQGRSKVLYQFTQQNLPACKPVLTPQWVISILFVVGVIFIPVGLIFLHASLSVVELVFRYDTECVPEPFRSNKLAYIKDSSITKNCSKYLKTHKHMKAPIYIYYQLDNYYQNHRRYVKSRSDQQLLHGLKYKDLRSCSPEDIHHGLPIVPCGLIAWSVFNDSYTFFRGTDELKVNRKNIAWKSDREHKFGKEVYPFNFQNRSLIGGSNLDTNIPLSDQEDLIVWMRTAALPTFRKLYGKIEDDLDADDIILVQLLNNYNTYSFSGSKKLVLSTSNWLGGRNNFLGMAYISIGICFIFIAVVFLLIHVKFPRPYGDTTNLSWNWSPISS